A single genomic interval of Lucilia cuprina isolate Lc7/37 chromosome 2, ASM2204524v1, whole genome shotgun sequence harbors:
- the LOC124418532 gene encoding uncharacterized protein LOC124418532 isoform X2, translating into MSTLESVVADLLRYIQTDLKSFDEDYRATPENFQSLPALKFQKRELSELWAKIDRKFTQVRESADILDPKKAEAINLSEVVRLVRSCKGFNRSSMISLDESIEEITKANETRPSLPEPPQPSSSVAFNVPPCDMPTFHGDFKSWSSFRDLFKAIYGNNTRLSGVEKLFYLK; encoded by the coding sequence ATGTCTACTTTAGAATCAGTTGTCGCCGATTTATTAAGATATATCCAAACAGATTTAAAATCATTTGATGAGGATTATCGCGCTACCCCGGAAAATTTCCAATCTCTACCCGCTCTTAAATTCCAAAAACGGGAATTAAGTGAATTATGGGCTAAAATTGACCGTAAATTCACCCAAGTTAGAGAATCGGCAGATATTCTTGACCCGAAGAAGGCTGAAGCAATAAATTTAAGTGAAGTCGTTAGACTAGTTAGATCTTGTAAAGGTTTTAATAGGTCAAGCATGATCTCGCTCGACGAATCGATTGAGGAGATCACGAAAGCAAACGAAACCCGACCATCATTACCCGAACCCCCACAACCCAGCAGTTCTGTAGCCTTCAATGTACCCCCATGCGATATGCCTACATTTCATGGAGATTTTAAATCTTGGTCTTCTTTCCGGGATCTTTTTAAGGCCATTTATGGTAACAACACACGCTTAAGTGGAGTTGAAAAACTCTTCTATCTTAAGTAA